The Rhododendron vialii isolate Sample 1 chromosome 8a, ASM3025357v1 genome has a window encoding:
- the LOC131299028 gene encoding sm-like protein LSM8: MSSGTGLENLVDQTISVITNDGRNIVGVLKGFDQATNIILDESHERVYSTKEGVQQLVLGLYIIRGDNISIMGEIDEELDAGLDLSKLRAHPLKPVIH, from the exons ATGTCAAGTGGGACTGGGCTCGAAAATCTAGTAGATC aaaCAATTTCTGTGATAACAAATGACGGGCGCAACATAGTG GGCGTGTTAAAAGGTTTTGACCAGGCTACGAACATAATTCTTGATGAATCTCATGAACGCGTTTACTCAACCAAG GAAGGTGTCCAGCAACTTGTGTTAGGTCTTTACATCATCAGAGGGGACAACAT AAGCATTATGGGGGAGATTGATGAAGAACTGGATGCCGGCCTTGATTTGTCGAAACTGAGAGCTCATCCTCTAAAGCCTGTTATCCATTGA
- the LOC131336241 gene encoding uncharacterized protein LOC131336241 yields MASPAHPLLLLLLLTFLAVTATARPGPCHTLIFFSTSSSHPLPRNPNPNFFPAPNPILPFPTRRSVTFFFARPINAHPKPQIIVDRATLKEENHPLPFGFYSSSFRDRTKDILSVVGSLLLGIGCGGLTAATLYLIWSLFAPNRFDFRGYGDDEDESDDDDAGPKKMGYIAIPAAVKDVGVVAPAKGVV; encoded by the coding sequence atgGCGTCCCCGGCCCACcctctcctccttctcctcctcctcacctTCCTCGCCGTCACAGCCACCGCAAGACCCGGCCCCTGCCATACCCTAATCTtcttctccacctcctcctcccaCCCCCTCCctcgaaaccctaaccctaatttctTCCCTGCCCCAAATCCAATCCTCCCCTTCCCCACCCGCCGATCCGTCACCTTCTTCTTCGCCCGACCCATAAACGCCCACCCCAAGCCCCAGATCATCGTCGATCGCGCAACCCTCAAGGAGGAGAATCATCCCCTGCCCTTCGGATTCTACTCCTCCTCGTTCCGCGATCGCACCAAGGATATCCTCAGCGTCGTTGGATCGCTCCTGTTGGGCATCGGTTGCGGTGGGCTCACCGCGGCCACGCTGTACCTGATCTGGTCTCTTTTTGCTCCCAACAGATTTGATTTCCGTGGTTACGGTGATGATGAGGATGAgtctgatgatgatgatgcgGGGCCGAAGAAGATGGGATACATCGCGATCCCTGCCGCGGTGAAGGATGTGGGTGTTGTTGCTCCTGCGAAGGGAGTGgtttga
- the LOC131299029 gene encoding pentatricopeptide repeat-containing protein At5g66520-like — translation MVVAFASKYLKSTHKVLSLLDQPCLTMRHIKQIQSHLTLSGSISDPFAAGKLVAFCAISPRGDLSHAHTLFRHLPNRSTFLWNTMIRGFVEKKQDTKALSLYKQMVHSGFSPNNYTFSFVLRACVELSEFSLGLVYHAQSIELGWERYDFVQNGLVHLYASCGCMESARKLFDTGLNRDVVTWTAMVNGYVKSREIGVARELFDGMPVKNEVSWGAMIAGYVQLGSFKESLELFNDMQLAGVQPDHAGIVGALSACAFLGALDQGRWIHAYIGKRRMELDRVLGTALVDMYAKCGCMEAARHVFDEMPNRDVYAFTCLISGLANHGQSSSAIELLSSMKDEGVKPNNVTFICLLSACSRMGLVEEGLEIFESMSSVYGIEPGVQHYGCLVDLLGRVGMLEQAKKVVREMPMEPDSYVLGALLNACSVHGDVKLGEEMVDGLVERSLDHGGVHVLLSNIYASADQWREVEKVRKGMDEKKVKKVPGCSVIEVDGVVCEFVAGDRSHVLMEEITFLSMVTDKHLKSHWIDDDEIISVQVNL, via the coding sequence ATGGTGGTTGCTTTTGCCTCCAAATATTTGAAATCAACCCACAAGGTTCTCTCCCTCTTGGACCAGCCATGCCTCACAATGCGCCACATCAAGCAAATCCAATCCcacctcaccctctccggctCCATTTCCGACCCTTTCGCAGCCGGAAAACTCGTCGCCTTCTGCGCCATTTCCCCCCGCGGCGACCTCTCCCACGCCCACACTCTCTTTCGCCACTTGCCCAATCGCTCCACATTCTTGTGGAACACAATGATCAGAGGCTTTGTAGAGAAAAAACAAGATACAAAAGCTCTCTCTCTTTATAAACAGATGGTACATAGTGGGTTTTCACCCAACAATTATACTTTCTCGTTTGTTCTGAGAGCTTGTGTTGAGCTCTCTGAATTTTCATTGGGTTTGGTGTACCACGCGCAATCGATTGAATTAGGTTGGGAAAGATATGATTTTGTGCAAAACGGGTTGGTACATTTGTACGCTAGTTGTGGATGTATGGAATCTGCTCGCAAATTGTTTGACACCGGTTTGAATCGCGACGTAGTTACTTGGACAGCTATGGTTAATGGGTATGTAAAAAGCAGGGAAATTGGGGTTGCACGTGAGTTGTTTGATGGAATGCCGGTGAAGAATGAGGTTTCTTGGGGCGCGATGATTGCTGGATATGTTCAACTTGGGTCTTTTAAAGAGTCTTTAGAGCTTTTTAATGATATGCAGTTAGCTGGGGTTCAACCTGATCATGCTGGGATCGTGGGTGCCTTATCGGCTTGTGCTTTTCTCGGTGCATTGGATCAGGGTAGATGGATACATGCATACATCGGTAAACGCAGAATGGAACTAGATAGAGTTTTGGGGACTGCTCTTGTAGATATGTATGCGAAGTGTGGATGTATGGAAGCAGCTCGCCATGTATTTGATGAGATGCCAAATCGAGATGTCTATGCTTTTACTTGTTTGATCTCAGGTCTCGCAAATCACGGCCAGAGTTCTAGTGCTATTGAGTTACTCTCAAGTATGAAGGACGAAGGTGTTAAACCAAACAACGTTACCTTTATTTGTTTACTAAGCGCGTGCAGTAGAATGGGGTTGGTGGAAGAAGGGTTAGAAATCTTTGAGAGTATGAGTAGTGTTTATGGAATTGAGCCAGGGGTCCAGCACTATGGCTGTTTGGTTGATCTTTTGGGTAGAGTAGGGATGCTAGAGCAGGCAAAGAAGGTAGTAAGAGAAATGCCAATGGAACCAGATTCTTACGTATTGGGTGCACTACTCAATGCTTGTAGCGTCCACGGTGATGTCAAGCTGGGTGAGGAAATGGTTGATGGATTGGTGGAGCGAAGTCTTGACCATGGGGGTGTTCATGTTCTCCTTTCGAACATTTATGCCTCAGCTGACCAATGGCGTGAAGTGGAGAAGGTACGGAAGGGGATGGACGAGAAGAAGGTGAAAAAAGTGCCTGGGTGTAGTGTAATTGAAGTGGATGGTGTGGTTTGTGAATTCGTTGCTGGAGATAGGTCTCATGTGCTTATGGAGGAGATAACATTTTTGTCAATGGTTACCGATAAGCACTTGAAATCTCATTGGATTGATGACGATGAAATCATTTCTGTCCAAGTCAACTTGTAG